The segment TACGACAGGGCCTGACTCGCCTGCACCGAGTTGTAGATGTGCAATGCCGCCAACGTTCCCAGCGTGCAAGCTCCTGCAATTCCGAAAAACTTGAAGACTGTCTTCATCAACATTTCCATTCTACGCCGACGATGCGGCTCGAACGGTACTATGGCCCACGATGAGCAACGTTCGAATCGGATTCGTCGGCGCGGGAGGCTTTGCCCGCTACCGCATCGGAAACATGCTGAAGGTCTCGGATGCCAAGGTTGTGGCGATGGTCGATCCAAGCGCGAATCAGATCGACCAGACCCGGAACTCGTACCCGCAACTCGCGGATGTGCCCGCTTACTCCACCACCGAGGCGATGTACGACGACGTGAAGCTCGATGCGGTCGTTATCCAGACCCCGCACGCTTTCCATGCTCCCCAAATTTTGGAAGCGTTCAGCCACAAATGCCACGTGTGCTGCGAGAAGCCACTGGTCGCAACGGTGGAAGAGGCCCATCAGGTGATTGCCGCGCGCGACAAGGCCAAGAAGGTCGGCATGGTGAGTTATCAACGCCACACCCAGGGTGAGTTCTTGCTCATTCGCGAGCTGATCGGTTCGGGAAAGTACGGAGCGGTGCAGATGGTCCACGCGCTTCTCAGTCAAGAGTGGAAGCGACTTACCGCCAACACCTGGCGACAAAAGAAAGAGCTCTCCTGTGGAGGGCAGCTCAACGATTCGGGCAGCCATATGCTCGATATCCTGCTCTGGGTGACGGGGCTTGCTCCGAAGCGGGTCAGTGCCTTGACTGACCACCGCGGGACCGAGGTGGACATCAACTCGACATTGAACATCCAATTCGAGGGCGGCGCGCTTGGCAGCGTCTGCATTCTTGGCGACGGCGCGAACTGGCATGAAGATTTGACTATCGCATGCGATCGGGCCACGTTTTATGTGCGGGGTGGAGAGCTCACGATCGTCGAGGAGAACGGCACGAAGTTGCGGGTGGAGAATCCGCCTGGGATGGGGACCCCAGACCAGCACTTTGTCGATGCCATCTTGGGTCGGGTTCCGCTCATCGCGACGT is part of the Chthonomonas sp. genome and harbors:
- a CDS encoding Gfo/Idh/MocA family oxidoreductase produces the protein MSNVRIGFVGAGGFARYRIGNMLKVSDAKVVAMVDPSANQIDQTRNSYPQLADVPAYSTTEAMYDDVKLDAVVIQTPHAFHAPQILEAFSHKCHVCCEKPLVATVEEAHQVIAARDKAKKVGMVSYQRHTQGEFLLIRELIGSGKYGAVQMVHALLSQEWKRLTANTWRQKKELSCGGQLNDSGSHMLDILLWVTGLAPKRVSALTDHRGTEVDINSTLNIQFEGGALGSVCILGDGANWHEDLTIACDRATFYVRGGELTIVEENGTKLRVENPPGMGTPDQHFVDAILGRVPLIATFEDALKVARLTQAAWASEEKGGAPVDA